The nucleotide sequence TAATAGCGGGAGCAGGAACGTTCTTGACATGGCTATTTGGTACATGGGATTTAGCTTTACAAGTGCTTATAGTCTTTATAGTTCTGGATTATACAACAGGGCTGTTAAGGGCAGGATTTAATAAACAATTAAGTTCTAACATAGGATTCAAAGGTTTAGCCAAGAAAGCAGTTATATTTGCAGTTTTAATAGTTGCAGTTAGTTTAGATAAGCTACTAGAGAGTGATGCATGGATATTCAGAACTCTAGTGGCTTATTTTTATATAGCCAATGAAGGAATAAGCATTATAGAAAATTGTGCTGTACTAGGATTACCAGTTCCAGAAAAACTTAAAGACATACTTTTGCAACTAAAAGAAGGTAATAAAAAAGAGATAAAATAAGGAGTGTGTTAATATGAAATTAGTAGTAATTGACCCGGGGCATGGTGGAACAGATAGCGGAGCCACCGGAAATGGATTAAAAGAAAAAGATGTAGCTTTAACAATAGCTTTAAAAACGGACTG is from Gottschalkia purinilytica and encodes:
- a CDS encoding phage holin family protein, which gives rise to MEKNIINTVIAGAGTFLTWLFGTWDLALQVLIVFIVLDYTTGLLRAGFNKQLSSNIGFKGLAKKAVIFAVLIVAVSLDKLLESDAWIFRTLVAYFYIANEGISIIENCAVLGLPVPEKLKDILLQLKEGNKKEIK